ATGAGCAAAAAGGTAAAAGATAGATTAGAGATTTGTCAGGTTGCTACAATTTCTGCAAACAGTGATGTTGCAATAGGCGAGATTATTGCTGATGCAATGGATAAGGTTGGCAAAGATGGAACCATTACCGTTGAAGAAGCAAAAACTATTGAAACAACACTTGATGTTGTTGAAGGTATGCAGTTTGACAAAGGGTACCTTTCACCTTATTTCGTGACTAGCCCGGATTCAATGGAAGTTATTCTTGAGAATTGTCTTATTCTCATTTATGAGAAGAAGATCAGCAATATCAAAGATTTGCTACCGGTTCTGGAAAAAGTTGCAAAATTAGGGCAACCGTTTTTAGTTATGGCTGAAGATGTTGAAGGCGAAGCGCTTGCAACACTTGTTGTTAATAAGATCAGAGGAACACTGCAGATATGTGCCGTGAAGGCCCCTGGTTTTGGTGACAGAAGAAAAGCCATGCTTGAAGATATCGCTATCTTAACTGGCGGAAAATCAATTACAGAAGATCTCGGATTGAAACTTGAGAATATTGATGTTGCTGATCTTGGTAGTGCTAAGAAGGTAACGATTGATAAGGAGAATACAACGATCATTGAAGGCGCTGGTAAAACAGCTGACATTCAAGCACGCGTTGCTCAAATCAAGAAAGAGATAGAAGACTCAACGTCAGACTATGACAAGGAAAAGCTTCAAGAGAGACTTGCTAAGTTAGCTGGTGGTGTTGCGGTCATTAAAGTTGGTGCTGCTACGGAGACAGAGATGAAGGAAAAGAAAGCACGTGTAGAAGATGCTTTGCATGCGACACGGGCAGCTGTTGAAGAAGGCATCGTTCCTGGCGGAGGTGTAGCTCTTATTCGATCAATTTCAGCTATTAGTTCATTAAAGCTCGAAGGTGATGAGCAAATAGGTGTGGATATTGTAAGAAGAGCGTTGCAGGAACCTTTAAGACAGTTAGCGTCAAACGCTGGTGAAGAAGGTTCTGTCATTGTTCAAAGGGTACTGGGCGAAAAAGATGCGGTTGGGTACAATGCTGATACAGGTGTTTTTGAAGACCTTATGAAAGCAGGAGTTATTGACCCGACGAAGGTAACACGTTCAGCACTTCAGAATGCGACAAGCATTGCTTCACTTCTTTTAACAACAGAAGCATGTATTACTGATCTTCCAGAGAAGGAACAAGCAGCTCCTGCAATGCCTGGTGGTGGTATGGGCGGCATGGGTGGTATGGGCGGCATGGGCGGTATGTATTAAACCTATGATCGTGCATGTTCTTTCAATGATGAAGAACAGTTTATGATGTAACAAAAAAACATATTTGCCAGTTACCAATAAGCCGGTGGCTGGCAAATACTGTTTTATATGATGGGATAGAAAATGAGTGCAGTTGATACAATTTTTAAAGACAGGAAAGATTTTATTGAATTTTGCAAACCGTATGCGCCGGAAGCATTTTCTTTTGTGATGGCGGCATTAGAATATTGCCAGAAAGAGCTTTCCCAAAGGCGACATGTTTCGGGGAAAGAACTTCTTGATGGCATTTGCGACTACGGTATTAAAGAGTATGGCCCTATGGCGAAAGATGTTATCGAACATTGGGGAATCAATGCTTCAGGTGATTTTGGTGTTATTGTATTTAAGCTTATTGAGGTAAGGGTGTTATCGAAGTCTGATACGGATACATTAGAAGAGTTTAAAGATGTATTTATGCTAGATGAAGTGTTCACAAACGACATTGCCGAAGTACAAAAAACGATTCAATCTACACATAAAAAAAAATAGCGCACAACCTCGTCCTTCCCAAACGGTATATTCTTCAATAATGAAATTTTACTGGGCAAAATAAGCGTTATGGTGTAAAATATCTGCCATGACAATCCATAATAAAAGAATGGGTGAAATATTACTTGATCGAAAACTCATTGATGAAGAGCAGCTTAATAAAGGGCTGAAACATCAAAAAGAGTCCGGAAAAATGATCGGGGAATCTCTTATAGATCTCGGTTTTATAGATGAAGAGAAGTTCGCTCAAGTTCTTGCTATACAATACGGTATGCCTTATATCAGTCTGAATAATTATCATTTTGACTCAGAATTAATTGCTCGTGTTCCACAGGCCTTTATTGAAAAACATCACATCATTCCTCTTGATAAAATCGGACATATAGTAACAGTAGCGATCTGCGATATATTATCACCGGAACAGGAAAAAGAACTCGAGAGCATTTATGAAGGTAAAGTCAGATGTTTTTTAACGAGTGTTTCGGATACAAAAGTTGCGTTTAAGAAAATAGTGAGAATAAAGAAGTAATCATTTGTGTAGCGCATGGCGTTTAGCGTATAGCGGATAGTTTTTTTAGAACCAAATACCGAGCCCCGAGCGCCATAAACTATAGCGTGTAATGATTGGTGAATCGTGATTCGACACCGCGTAGGTGGCACAAGGTGACTCCTACGCGGTGGGAGTCGGGGGTGCGTAGCGGAAGCGTTTAGATTTTGTTTTATTCTTTAACTATCCGCTACCCGCTATATGAAAAGATAAGGGTACACGTCGTCTATGAAATCTTTGAAAGAACGCCTCGTAGAGATACTACTGGACAGTAATCTCATTACTAATGAAAAGCTAGAAGAAGCGTATGCGATTCAGAAGAAACAAGGTGGTAAATTACGCCAGGTACTTGTTGAAAATGGTTTTGTAAAAGAAAAAGATCTCATTGCTTCTCTTTCGGAGCATCTTATTATTCCTCCAATTGATCTTTCACGAGTACAAATAGATCAGGCCGTACTCGATATTATCCCCAAAGATATTGCTTTTTTCTATCAGCTTATTCCCATCTCAAAAGTAGGGGAAAATTTGACCGTTGCTATGGCTGATCCGCTTAATGTATTTGCTATAGACGATATTAAAATCATGACCGGCTTTAAAGTGAATCCGGTTATTGCAGGGTCAAAAGACATTAATGAAGCGCTTACCAATTACTATCTCGTATCACCCAAAATGGAATCTATATTAGAGGATACCGATACGGAGATCTCAAAAGTAGATATTAAGGAAGAAGAAGATATTAACGTCGACAAGATGATGGAAGCGGTTGAGGAAGCTCCGGTCATTAAGGCAGTAAACTATATGGTTATACAGGCGCTCAAGGATAAGGCAAGTGACATTCATCTGGAGCCGTTTAGGGATCTTGTTCGTTTGCGATCACGCATTGACGGGATACTGTATGAAAAAGCAATTTTACCGAAAAAAATTCAAGCCGCGATGATATCTAGGGTAAAGATCATGGCAAACTTAGATATTACCGAGAAGCGTTTGCCGCAAGATGGACGGTTTCGTATCAAAGCGCAGGGAAGATATATTGACTTTCGTGTATCAACGCTTCCGTCAATTTTTGGAGAGAAAATTGTTATACGAGTTTTAGATAAGGGCTCGCAAAAAATGGCGCTTGATAAACTGGGGTTCCACGACGAAGGACTGGAAGATTTCAAGGAAGCGCTGGTAAATCCTTATGGGATGATACTGGTAACCGGTCCAACAGGAAGCGGTAAAACAACGACGTTGTATTCTGCCTTAAATGAGATTAATAAGCCGGAAGTGAATATTATTACCGTTGAAGATCCCGTTGAGTATCAGCTTCCCGGCGTTAATCAGGTGCAAGTCAAACCAGATATTGGATTTACTTTTGCGAGTGCCTTGCGATCAATATTGCGACAGGATCCCAATATTGTGATGATAGGTGAAATTCGAGACCAGGAAACGGCTGATATTGCGATAAGAGCGGCGCTCACCGGGCACCTTGTATTATCAACTTTACACACCAATGATGCCGCAAGTACAATCACACGGCTCAGCGATATGGGACTTGAGCCATTTTTGATATCTTCGTCGGTACTGCTTGTAGCGGCACAACGGTTGGTGAGAAAAATATGTCCCGCGTGCAAAAAGGAAATAGAGATTGCAGCCGCTGTGTTGGATGTCGCACAGATTTCACATGAGGGCGGGAAAAAACAGCAATTTTTTAAAGGCAAAGGATGTAGAAATTGTGGGGGGTCAGGATATGCCGGAAGAATGTCACTCATTGAGACACTTAAAGTGACCGATCCTATCCGTGAGTTAATTGCAGAAAAAACATCCGCAAAAGCGATTAAAGATCAAGCGTGTAAAGATGGAATGAAAACGTTACGAATGGTAGGGCTTGATGCGGTACGAAAAGGGTTAACAACGGTTGAAGAAGTCTTAAGAGAAACATCAAAGGACTAATGTAAGGTGTATATATGCCATTATATGATTATAAAGCAAAAGATAAGATAGGAAATGAGATTACAGGCACCATTGAATCTCAATCAGAAAAAACAGCGATAGATATTCTCCGGGACAAGAATATATTTGTCGTTACTATCTCGTCAGGGGACAAAAAGAGGCCTGTTAAAAGAGGAAAAAAAGTTAAGCGCGCAGATATTGTAACTTTTTCTCGTCAGCTTTCCACAATGGCAAATGCCGGACTTCCCATTCTTGAATCACTTAATATCCTGCATAACCAATCAGAGAATCAGGGTATGCAGGATATGTTGCAGGCGATTACGCGTAAAGTAGAGTCTGGATACAGTTTGTCGGAAGCGTTTAGAATGCATGAGAAAGTGTTCGGGTCACTTTTTGTTAATATGGTTAATGCCGGTGAATCGAGCGGGAAATTACCGACGATATTAAAGAGAGTTGCAAGCTATATGGAATCTGTTGATAAAATGAACCGTAAGATAAAATCAGCGATGATGTATCCAACGATCGTTACCGGGGCATGTCTTTGTATTACATTGTTTCTTATAATAAAAGTTATTCCGGTATTTGAGGAGATGTATGCGGATTTTGGGGGGACGCTGCCGGCTCCGACACAAGTACTGATCGCATTCAGTAATTTCTTAAGAGAATGGTCTATTCTGTTTATCATCGGGGTAGTGGCCATTTTTTTTATAATGAGGAAATTGCTGCGGACAGAAATGGGACAAGTGGTGTTTGACACGTTTAAATTAAAGGTGCCGGTATTCGGTCTTTTGATAAAGAAAGTAGTCATATCGCGTTTTGCAAAGACGCTGTCGGTTTTGGTTGAGAGCGGCATACCAATTTTACAGGCATTAGATATTATTAAAGGCGTTGTTGGAAATAAAGTTGTTGAGGCTGCGGTTGATAAGACAACAAAAGCTGTGCGTGAAGGAGAAAGCATAGCCGTGCCCCTTTCAACGTGTCCGGTGTTTCCCATAATGGTTGTTAAGATGATAGAAGTCGGTGAGAAGACAGGTAACCTTGAAGAGATGTTAGAAAAAATGTCTGAATACTATGATGATGAAGTTGACGCGGCGGTAATGGGGCTTACCTCGATTATTGAGCCGCTTCTCATGGTTGTTCTTGGCGTTGTTATCGGTGGTATTGTGATCTGTATGTTCTTGCCAATATTTAAGATCTCCACAATGATTCACTGATAAGTGTTACTGAAAGGTGATGTTTTTAGGGGGCTGTATAAATACATCTATTGATAAAAAGCTTAGGAATATAAAAATACTTATAGCGGTACGGCTGCTTTTTATTACGGTAGCGTTATTACTTGCTGTTTTTCTTTTAAAAATCCAACCCGCACCTTTTTACTATGTTATAGCAATAGTCTATGTCCTTTCTTTTTTCTATCTTTTTCTGTTTGTTAAGAAAAAGTGGACTTCTTTTGCGGTATATCTTCAGTTAGTCGTTGACGTGATTATTGAGACAGCACTTATACATTTTACCGGTGGAGTAGACAGTTTTTTTGCTTTCCTGTACATTCCGACGATCGTGTGTGCGAGTTTTATGATGTCTGAACGGGGCGCGGGAATTATCACCGGTATTGTAATACTGTGCTATAGCTTTTTGGTTACCGGGGAATATTATCATGTTATTCCTACAAAGTTTTCCCCGTGGAGCTCGTATACGCAAGGCGGGCTTGTTGTTCTCTATGTTGTCTCGTTTCGTATGGTCATTCTTGGTTTTGCCGGTTATCTGAGTATTCACCTTAACAAACTGTTGAGCGATAGAACAAAAGAACTCTATCAGGTAAAAAATCTCAGCGAACGGGTTTTCGAGGCGATGTTTGGAGGAGTCATTACTGTTGATAAGAATGACACTATTCAATATGCGAATAGTTCCGCGGCAGAGATTTTACAGGTAACGATAGAATCAATAATTGGTAAGGATTGGAGAGATATATTTAAAATTAGTGACGAGAAAATGTCACTAGATGAGCATGAATCATTATTCCAAATGAATGTACCGGTAACCGTCGGTGATACGGAATTAAAAGTTTTCAAAATACATATATCCTATCTCTATGATGAAAACAAACAGCATACGGGCAAAGTGATACTGTTTTCAGATGTTACGGAAGTATTAGAATTAAAAAGAAAAGTAAAGCAAAGTGAGAAATTGGTAATTATGGGTGAACTAGCAAGCGGTATGGCTCATGAGATCAGAAATCCATTAGCCTCAATTTGTGGTTCTATAGAGCTTCTCAAAGAACAGGATGCGTTCGATAATAAAAATGTCAATTTAGCAAATGTCATACTTAAAGAATCAGGACATTTAAATAAGTTGATCGAAGAATTTCTGTATTATTCTAAAGGGAAACCTGAGAACGAACGAAACTGGAATTTAAACAGTATCGTATTTGATACGATTAATCTTATAAGAATGTCTTTACAGTTGCCAACTAATATCCGTGTTGAGATTGAAACACAAGACGATACTATTACCGTGTTTGTAGATGCAGATCAGATTAAACAGGTGCTCATTAATTTGATCAATAATGCCGTTGATGTGTTCGTTGATTCCGGGGTAGTTACTATCCGTACAGCACTGATTCCAAAAGAAGGTAAAGTCTTTGCGCAGATAAAAGTAGAAGATAATGGTCCGGGAATATCAAAAGATGTTGCCGGAAGGATTTTTGATCCTTTTTACAGTACAAAGAAGAACGGGTACGGAATAGGTCTTGCGATTTGTCAGTCTATTATAGAACGCCATAACGGAAAAATCGAAGTGGAGAGTTTGTTAGGGCAAGGGACAATATTTACAATACTTTTACCTGTTGCAAAATAAGGTTCTTAGGGGTTGTGAAATAATAATGTCCCTAATTGGGGGGCTTAGATTTGAGTCGTATGCAAGGCGTGACGACGCTGGCGTACCCTCTGCGGTACGTTAAGGAGGAGCAACGAAGCAGACGGCCAAAGATGAGTCTCCAAATTGTGTGGATATTATTTTGTCACAACCCCTTAGTATAGTTATTATGCGGTTAATATGAGTAGCACAGAGAGATTTTATGGAGGAGTTATGTCTGGAAGTAAAATACTGGTAGTTGATAATGATAAAAGCATGGTTGAAGTGATATCGGCAACCCTTGAGACAGAAGCATATGAAATATGTACGGCATATAGCGGTCATGATGCCATTGATAAAGTAAAAAAGGAACGACCTGAGCTGGTTGTCACTGATCTTAAGATGACCGATATGAGCGGCATTGAAGTCTTAAAAGAAGTAAAAAAAATTGATCCGGAAATCGTTGTCGTTATTGTAACAGCATTTGCTTCAGTACAGACAGCGTTAGACGCAATGAAGGAGGGTGCTCACGATTACGTAGTAAAACCATTTAAGCTTGATGAATTACGCCTTGTGGTAAAAAGGGGATTTGATGTTAAAAAAATTAAAGAAGAAAATATTTATTTAAAGAAAGAGCTCAGAGAACGCTACAGTTTTAAAAATATTGTTGGAAAGAGTCCTGAGATTATGGATCTTTTTGATATGATAAAGAAGGTCTCTGATCTTGATACAACGGTACTGGTTGAAGGTGAAAGCGGCACGGGAAAAGAGTTGGTCGCGCGAGAAATACATTACAATAGTGTCAGAAGTGATAAACCTTTTGTTGCAATAAATTGCGGGGCAATACCGGAAGGCATCCTTGAAAGCGAGTTGTTTGGACATGTTAAGGGCGCCTATACCGGTGCGGTGAGCACAAAACACGGTCTTTTCCAGGAAGCAAGCGAAGGAACACTTTTCTTAGATGAAATTGGGGGAATGAGTCAAGCAATACAGGTCAGTTTGCTGAGAGTGCTGCAAGACAAAGAAATAAGACCGGTAGGAGACTCAAAAAGCGTTAAAGTAAACGTACGTATTATAGCCGCAACGAATGAGGATCTTTCAGAAAAAGTAAAGGCTGGTACGTTTAGAGAAGATTTGTTTTATCGTTTGAGCGTTATTCCTATTAATATTCCTCCGTTACGAGAGCGCAGAGATGATATAGAGCTTTTGGTAAAACATATCATGGATAAAATCAATAGTGCCAGGAAAACCAATCTATCTATTCCTGACGAGACGTTGCAGGCTTTAAAGCGCTATATTTGGCCGGGGAATGTACGGGAGCTTGAAAATGTTTTGGAACGGGCAATGTCTTTGTGTGATACAACAAGTATTGAGTTAAGTGATCTTCCCGATACTATTCGTGCAGCAAAAGAGTTTACAGATGCTGACCATGAAGCAGATCCTTCACTGAATGAATATTTATCAACAGCCGAAAAAAAACATATTGAGAGTATCTTGATAGAAGTAAGCTGGAACAAGAAACTAGCTGTTGAATTATTGGGGATAAGTTTAGCGTCGCTATACAGGAAGATTGATGAGCTAGGTATATCAAGCAAGAAGTAAGCAAAGTGTGTATACGGAAACGGAAAAGGTGAAAAGCGTCCCGATGGATTGGGGCGCTTTTTTTATTGGTATTTTCTCAAAAATGAGAAAAATATACGAAAATTTCTTATTTTTGACAAATATGTTCAAAATAAAAAAGAATGTATGGAAAAATATAAAGAGCACTACATATTTATAATAAGAAGCTTATATATAATTTGCACCTTATTTGGTCTTTTGGCATGAATAATGCGAACATAAGTGATATGTATTGGAGGTATATGATGGAAAGAAAAGCATGTGAATTAAGGGAAAGGGGGAAATTGGAGTTGTTCAACATATGGAACTGTGGGAAGTCCCACAAAAGTCTAAAACAGTAACTAAAAACGAAAGGGGGAGGTTATGTTTAGGAGATTGAGGAAGTCAAAAGGTTTTACGTTGGTTGAGATCATGATTGTTGTTGCGATTATTGGACTACTTGCAGCAATCGCAATACCGAATCTGATCAAAGCTCGTACTATGGCTCGTACAAATGCATGTCTCAATAATCTGAGATTAATTGAACATGCAACGGAACAAGCCGGATTAGAGCTTGGTACAGCTTCAGCAGCAACACCGGCAGTAGCAACAGTGAATAGTTACATCAAAGGCGGAGCCCCGACATGTCCAAGCGGCGGAGCATATACGTATCCGGCGTTAGGAGGAAATGCGAGCTGTGGCACACATGGCACTGTAGCAGTGCCGGTCCAAGGGTAACTATTGTATGATTGCATAGTATGGGTAAGGGCGGTTATTGTACCGCCCTTATCATGCACTTTTAAATGAGGGGTTTTGTACTATGAGACGTGAAAGCGGAGTGACATTTTTGGAGCTGATGGTGGCTATTACTATTGTCCTGATAGCTTCAGGAGCGATCTTAATAAGCCTTACGTTTGCCGGAAAAATTGCGCAGCATAATCTTAATAAGACAGTGGCCATAAATTTAATAACTGAGAAGCTGGAAGAAATTAAATCAGATACCTATAGTGGTGTTACGGCGGAAAACTATCCATTGGAACCCAATCTACCCGTAGGCACAAATCCTATTGGGTTTAATCGTTCAGTAACAATTATCACAGGAAGTTATAAAACCATAACGGTTACGGTGACGTGGAATCAGCTTGGATCGCCTTTTGTAGAGACCGAATCAATTTCAACGGTTATTACCCAGTAGGAAAGAGGGCCCAAATGGTTAGTAAAACTACATACGATAATACAAAAGGGAAAACAGGGGTACAGAACCTGTTATCGTATAGGGGTTTTACGTTAATTGAGGTAATAATGTCAGTGGGGATACTTGTTATTGTGTCCGCCGGCATATATTCAGTTTACTTTACGTCGCAAGGCCTTATGTTTGCAGCAGCAGCCAAGTCGCATGCAGTGGTTGAAGCGAGTTTAACAGCAGAAAAAATTGATCGATACATCAGGGGGTGTACGAGTGCATCAGTTTCAGGTGATCAGTTGGATTTAGATGTTAACAAGCGTATTTGGCTGGATGGTAATACATTAAAATATTTAGTGGACGGCGCTGAAGTTGATTTAGTAGATAATGTTGAAAAAGTCGTCGGTGTACCTTTATTCAATATTCCTCTGGCTAATCCTGATAGGGTACAAATAAATTTTGGAATTGGATCTGATTATGATTTTGTTGAAACCCAGACAGTAGAGATTAGAACTGAGGTAAAATTAAGAAATTATGTTGCGCCATGATGTCATTGACAAAAGTATCGATAAGAGAAGAAGGACGGTGGTATATATGAAAAGTGCCCGATTATACAGAGGAAGCGCATTAGTGGGTGGTGCACTTTTTGTTCTTATAATGTCATTCATTGTAGGGAATTATATGATCTTTGTATCAAGCGGTAGCATGCAGGTGAAAAATATAAACGATACGGTAAAGGTATTTTATATAGCTGAAGCGGGTTTGCAGAGGAATATATACGAGCTGAAAAATGGTGGCTCATCACCTGTTTCCGATTCATTAGG
This is a stretch of genomic DNA from Candidatus Ancaeobacter aquaticus. It encodes these proteins:
- a CDS encoding sigma-54 dependent transcriptional regulator — protein: MSGSKILVVDNDKSMVEVISATLETEAYEICTAYSGHDAIDKVKKERPELVVTDLKMTDMSGIEVLKEVKKIDPEIVVVIVTAFASVQTALDAMKEGAHDYVVKPFKLDELRLVVKRGFDVKKIKEENIYLKKELRERYSFKNIVGKSPEIMDLFDMIKKVSDLDTTVLVEGESGTGKELVAREIHYNSVRSDKPFVAINCGAIPEGILESELFGHVKGAYTGAVSTKHGLFQEASEGTLFLDEIGGMSQAIQVSLLRVLQDKEIRPVGDSKSVKVNVRIIAATNEDLSEKVKAGTFREDLFYRLSVIPINIPPLRERRDDIELLVKHIMDKINSARKTNLSIPDETLQALKRYIWPGNVRELENVLERAMSLCDTTSIELSDLPDTIRAAKEFTDADHEADPSLNEYLSTAEKKHIESILIEVSWNKKLAVELLGISLASLYRKIDELGISSKK
- the groL gene encoding chaperonin GroEL (60 kDa chaperone family; promotes refolding of misfolded polypeptides especially under stressful conditions; forms two stacked rings of heptamers to form a barrel-shaped 14mer; ends can be capped by GroES; misfolded proteins enter the barrel where they are refolded when GroES binds), translated to MSGKDIKYSDDARRSILRGVERLAKAVKVTLGPKGRNVVLDKKFGSPTITKDGVTVAKEIDLENPFENMGAQMVKEVASKTSDIAGDGTTTATVLTESIYREGLKNVTAGSNPMALKRGIEKAVEAIVANLVKMSKKVKDRLEICQVATISANSDVAIGEIIADAMDKVGKDGTITVEEAKTIETTLDVVEGMQFDKGYLSPYFVTSPDSMEVILENCLILIYEKKISNIKDLLPVLEKVAKLGQPFLVMAEDVEGEALATLVVNKIRGTLQICAVKAPGFGDRRKAMLEDIAILTGGKSITEDLGLKLENIDVADLGSAKKVTIDKENTTIIEGAGKTADIQARVAQIKKEIEDSTSDYDKEKLQERLAKLAGGVAVIKVGAATETEMKEKKARVEDALHATRAAVEEGIVPGGGVALIRSISAISSLKLEGDEQIGVDIVRRALQEPLRQLASNAGEEGSVIVQRVLGEKDAVGYNADTGVFEDLMKAGVIDPTKVTRSALQNATSIASLLLTTEACITDLPEKEQAAPAMPGGGMGGMGGMGGMGGMY
- a CDS encoding ATP-binding protein; amino-acid sequence: MFLGGCINTSIDKKLRNIKILIAVRLLFITVALLLAVFLLKIQPAPFYYVIAIVYVLSFFYLFLFVKKKWTSFAVYLQLVVDVIIETALIHFTGGVDSFFAFLYIPTIVCASFMMSERGAGIITGIVILCYSFLVTGEYYHVIPTKFSPWSSYTQGGLVVLYVVSFRMVILGFAGYLSIHLNKLLSDRTKELYQVKNLSERVFEAMFGGVITVDKNDTIQYANSSAAEILQVTIESIIGKDWRDIFKISDEKMSLDEHESLFQMNVPVTVGDTELKVFKIHISYLYDENKQHTGKVILFSDVTEVLELKRKVKQSEKLVIMGELASGMAHEIRNPLASICGSIELLKEQDAFDNKNVNLANVILKESGHLNKLIEEFLYYSKGKPENERNWNLNSIVFDTINLIRMSLQLPTNIRVEIETQDDTITVFVDADQIKQVLINLINNAVDVFVDSGVVTIRTALIPKEGKVFAQIKVEDNGPGISKDVAGRIFDPFYSTKKNGYGIGLAICQSIIERHNGKIEVESLLGQGTIFTILLPVAK
- a CDS encoding type II secretion system protein, which encodes MRRESGVTFLELMVAITIVLIASGAILISLTFAGKIAQHNLNKTVAINLITEKLEEIKSDTYSGVTAENYPLEPNLPVGTNPIGFNRSVTIITGSYKTITVTVTWNQLGSPFVETESISTVITQ
- a CDS encoding type II secretion system F family protein, with translation MPLYDYKAKDKIGNEITGTIESQSEKTAIDILRDKNIFVVTISSGDKKRPVKRGKKVKRADIVTFSRQLSTMANAGLPILESLNILHNQSENQGMQDMLQAITRKVESGYSLSEAFRMHEKVFGSLFVNMVNAGESSGKLPTILKRVASYMESVDKMNRKIKSAMMYPTIVTGACLCITLFLIIKVIPVFEEMYADFGGTLPAPTQVLIAFSNFLREWSILFIIGVVAIFFIMRKLLRTEMGQVVFDTFKLKVPVFGLLIKKVVISRFAKTLSVLVESGIPILQALDIIKGVVGNKVVEAAVDKTTKAVREGESIAVPLSTCPVFPIMVVKMIEVGEKTGNLEEMLEKMSEYYDDEVDAAVMGLTSIIEPLLMVVLGVVIGGIVICMFLPIFKISTMIH
- a CDS encoding ATPase, T2SS/T4P/T4SS family; protein product: MKSLKERLVEILLDSNLITNEKLEEAYAIQKKQGGKLRQVLVENGFVKEKDLIASLSEHLIIPPIDLSRVQIDQAVLDIIPKDIAFFYQLIPISKVGENLTVAMADPLNVFAIDDIKIMTGFKVNPVIAGSKDINEALTNYYLVSPKMESILEDTDTEISKVDIKEEEDINVDKMMEAVEEAPVIKAVNYMVIQALKDKASDIHLEPFRDLVRLRSRIDGILYEKAILPKKIQAAMISRVKIMANLDITEKRLPQDGRFRIKAQGRYIDFRVSTLPSIFGEKIVIRVLDKGSQKMALDKLGFHDEGLEDFKEALVNPYGMILVTGPTGSGKTTTLYSALNEINKPEVNIITVEDPVEYQLPGVNQVQVKPDIGFTFASALRSILRQDPNIVMIGEIRDQETADIAIRAALTGHLVLSTLHTNDAASTITRLSDMGLEPFLISSSVLLVAAQRLVRKICPACKKEIEIAAAVLDVAQISHEGGKKQQFFKGKGCRNCGGSGYAGRMSLIETLKVTDPIRELIAEKTSAKAIKDQACKDGMKTLRMVGLDAVRKGLTTVEEVLRETSKD
- a CDS encoding prepilin-type N-terminal cleavage/methylation domain-containing protein; translation: MVSKTTYDNTKGKTGVQNLLSYRGFTLIEVIMSVGILVIVSAGIYSVYFTSQGLMFAAAAKSHAVVEASLTAEKIDRYIRGCTSASVSGDQLDLDVNKRIWLDGNTLKYLVDGAEVDLVDNVEKVVGVPLFNIPLANPDRVQINFGIGSDYDFVETQTVEIRTEVKLRNYVAP
- a CDS encoding type II secretion system protein, coding for MFRRLRKSKGFTLVEIMIVVAIIGLLAAIAIPNLIKARTMARTNACLNNLRLIEHATEQAGLELGTASAATPAVATVNSYIKGGAPTCPSGGAYTYPALGGNASCGTHGTVAVPVQG